From a region of the Actinomadura luzonensis genome:
- a CDS encoding AAA family ATPase produces the protein MRGAFLVTGIMASGKSTVAQRLAERLPRAAVVAERERARAKTGYGGGWTPAALDRVLRHETPRLGLWLDTSGQTPDETVAEIITKVDQAVIVKS, from the coding sequence GTGAGGGGCGCCTTCCTCGTCACGGGCATCATGGCCTCGGGCAAGTCCACGGTGGCCCAGCGGCTGGCCGAGCGCCTGCCGCGGGCCGCGGTGGTGGCCGAGCGGGAGCGGGCGCGGGCCAAGACCGGCTACGGCGGCGGCTGGACGCCCGCCGCGCTCGACCGCGTGCTCCGCCACGAGACCCCGCGTCTCGGGCTGTGGCTGGACACGTCGGGCCAGACTCCGGACGAAACAGTGGCAGAAATCATCACTAAAGTGGACCAAGCGGTGATCGTCAAGTCATAG
- a CDS encoding glycosyltransferase family 2 protein, protein MNKQPSAASVSVIVPAMNEAENLPHVFATLPEWIDEVILVDGNSTDDTVAVARRLRPDLRVVVQSRRGKGNALIEGFRAATGDIIVMIDADGSTDGREIRRFVDALLAGADFAKGSRYAPGGGSDDLSPWRSLGNKVLTGLTNLLYGTRYTDLCYGYNAFWARHLEALDLDCDGFEIETLMNVRAAKAGLVISEVPSHERSRIHGTSNLNAVRDGWRVLRTIVRERAGRSAVPAPTQVALAK, encoded by the coding sequence ATGAACAAGCAGCCTTCCGCCGCCAGCGTCAGCGTCATCGTGCCCGCGATGAACGAGGCCGAGAACCTGCCCCATGTCTTCGCCACGCTGCCCGAATGGATCGACGAGGTGATCCTGGTCGACGGCAACTCGACCGACGACACCGTCGCCGTCGCGCGGAGGCTGCGCCCCGACCTGCGGGTCGTCGTGCAGTCCCGGCGCGGCAAGGGCAACGCGCTCATCGAGGGCTTCCGCGCCGCCACCGGCGACATCATCGTCATGATCGACGCCGACGGCTCCACCGACGGCAGGGAGATCCGCCGCTTCGTCGACGCGCTGCTGGCCGGCGCCGACTTCGCCAAGGGCTCCAGGTACGCGCCCGGCGGCGGCTCCGACGACCTGAGCCCGTGGCGCTCGCTCGGCAACAAGGTCCTCACCGGCCTGACGAACCTGCTCTACGGCACCCGCTACACCGACCTGTGCTACGGCTACAACGCCTTCTGGGCCCGCCACCTGGAGGCACTGGACCTCGATTGCGACGGTTTCGAGATCGAGACGCTGATGAACGTCCGCGCCGCCAAGGCCGGGCTCGTCATCAGCGAGGTGCCCAGCCACGAGCGCTCCCGCATCCACGGCACCAGCAACCTCAACGCCGTCCGCGACGGCTGGCGGGTGCTGCGCACGATCGTCAGGGAGCGGGCCGGGAGGTCAGCCGTTCCGGCGCCGACCCAGGTGGCCCTCGCGAAATGA
- the xylA gene encoding xylose isomerase, whose amino-acid sequence MTGFTPTPDDRFTFGLWTVGWQARDPFGDASRPALDPVETVHKLHELGAYGVTFHDDDLLAVEPDRDKAVAAFRKALDETGMKVPMATTNLFTHPVFKDGAFTSNDRDVRRYALRKVMRNIDLAASLGATTYVCWGGREGAESDAAKDVRAALDRYKEGLDLLCQYVLDKGYDMRFAIEPKPNEPRGDILLPTIGHALGLISELAHPEMVGLNPEVGHEQMAGLNFVHGIAQALWHGKLFHIDLNGQHGPKYDQDLIFGHGDLKSAFFLVDLLENGGYDGPRHFDYKPLRTDDPQDVWDSAAANMRTYLILKDKSAKFRQDPEVQEALAASRVTELAQPTLAAGETWQDLAKDDFDVEAAAARGFHFTRLNQLALEHLMGVRG is encoded by the coding sequence ATGACCGGATTCACCCCGACCCCCGACGACCGCTTCACCTTCGGCCTCTGGACCGTGGGCTGGCAGGCGCGCGACCCGTTCGGCGACGCCTCCCGCCCGGCGCTCGACCCGGTCGAGACCGTCCACAAGCTGCACGAGCTCGGCGCGTACGGCGTCACCTTCCACGACGACGACCTGCTCGCCGTCGAACCCGACCGCGACAAGGCCGTCGCCGCCTTCCGCAAGGCCCTGGACGAGACCGGCATGAAGGTCCCCATGGCCACCACCAACCTCTTCACCCACCCCGTCTTCAAGGACGGCGCGTTCACCAGCAACGACCGCGACGTGCGCCGCTACGCGCTCCGCAAGGTCATGCGCAACATCGACCTGGCGGCGAGCCTCGGCGCCACCACGTACGTGTGCTGGGGCGGCCGCGAGGGCGCCGAGTCCGACGCCGCCAAGGACGTCCGCGCCGCCCTCGACCGCTACAAGGAGGGCCTGGACCTCCTCTGCCAGTACGTGCTCGACAAGGGCTACGACATGCGCTTCGCCATCGAGCCCAAGCCCAACGAGCCCCGCGGCGACATCCTGCTGCCCACCATCGGCCACGCCCTGGGCCTGATCAGCGAGCTGGCGCACCCCGAGATGGTCGGGCTCAACCCGGAGGTCGGCCACGAGCAGATGGCCGGGCTGAACTTCGTCCACGGCATCGCCCAGGCCCTCTGGCACGGCAAGCTCTTCCACATCGACCTCAACGGCCAGCACGGCCCCAAGTACGACCAGGACCTGATCTTCGGCCACGGCGACCTCAAGAGCGCCTTCTTCCTGGTCGACCTGCTGGAGAACGGCGGCTACGACGGCCCCCGCCACTTCGACTACAAGCCGCTGCGCACCGACGACCCGCAGGACGTCTGGGACTCCGCCGCCGCCAACATGCGCACCTACCTCATCCTCAAGGACAAGTCCGCCAAGTTCCGCCAGGACCCGGAGGTCCAGGAGGCCCTGGCCGCCTCCCGCGTGACCGAGCTGGCCCAGCCCACCCTGGCCGCCGGCGAGACCTGGCAGGACCTCGCCAAGGACGACTTCGACGTCGAGGCCGCCGCGGCCCGCGGCTTCCACTTCACCCGGCTCAACCAGCTCGCGCTCGAGCACCTGATGGGGGTACGCGGATGA
- a CDS encoding GNAT family N-acetyltransferase, with protein MLIEERETGDGELAALLDAAFAELVARYGPEGRSQVRPGARFLVAVVDGQAVGCGAVQPVDELTGELKRMYVRPGHRGRGIAKALLGALEELAAGMGHRRLRLATGLRQPEAIALYERCAYTLTEPYGKYVDAPLTRCYAKALTAERP; from the coding sequence ATGCTGATCGAGGAACGCGAGACCGGCGACGGGGAGCTCGCCGCGCTGCTCGACGCGGCCTTCGCCGAGCTGGTCGCCCGCTACGGGCCCGAGGGCCGCTCCCAGGTGCGGCCCGGCGCCCGCTTCCTGGTGGCGGTCGTGGACGGGCAGGCGGTCGGCTGCGGCGCCGTGCAGCCGGTGGACGAGCTGACCGGCGAGCTCAAGCGCATGTACGTCCGGCCCGGCCACCGGGGCCGGGGCATCGCCAAGGCGCTGCTGGGAGCGCTGGAGGAGCTGGCCGCGGGCATGGGCCACCGGCGGCTCCGGCTGGCCACGGGGCTGCGGCAGCCGGAGGCGATCGCGTTGTACGAGCGGTGCGCGTACACGCTGACCGAACCCTACGGCAAGTACGTGGACGCGCCCCTGACCCGCTGTTACGCGAAGGCGTTAACGGCCGAACGACCCTAG
- the lysS gene encoding lysine--tRNA ligase, whose product MVERGEGDWVSRFADEVISEAERRGTGKPIVCASGLSPSGPIHLGNLREIMTPHFVADELRRRGVPCVHLLSWDDYDRFRRVPAGVDPSWAEHIGKPLTAVPAPPGSPHPNWAEHFKAPMIEAMDALGVRCRMISQTEQYTSGAYREQILLAVRERAAIDAVLSRHRSRQVEDYFPYKPYCELCGRDLTTVTAYDDESTELAYTCECGFGETVRLAEHDRGKLVWKVDWPMRWAYEGVLFEPSGVDHHSPGSAWTVGGRIVGEVFGGERPIGPMYAFVGITGMAKMSSSKGDVPTPSDALEIMEAPVLRWLYARRKPAQSFKIAFDQEIHRLYDEWDALGRKIAAGQGQPAELAAHDRAVTTAEGPLALTPHPVPYRTLASIADITTGHGEQILRILRDLDGIGDLDAARPRLDRAARWVELHLPPDQRTRVREEPDEELLDSLGPDERESLRLLADGLDDWSPDGLTALVYGVPKLRAGLPADAPATPELKAAQRAFFVLLYRLLVGRDTGPRLPTLLLAVGAGRVRKLVGA is encoded by the coding sequence ATGGTTGAACGTGGCGAAGGCGACTGGGTGTCCAGGTTCGCGGACGAGGTGATCTCCGAGGCGGAGCGGCGCGGCACCGGGAAACCGATCGTCTGCGCCTCCGGCCTCAGCCCCTCGGGCCCGATCCACCTGGGCAACCTGCGCGAGATCATGACCCCGCATTTCGTGGCCGACGAGCTGCGCCGGCGCGGGGTGCCCTGCGTGCACCTGCTGTCGTGGGACGACTACGACCGCTTCCGCAGGGTGCCCGCGGGCGTCGACCCGTCCTGGGCCGAGCACATCGGCAAGCCGCTCACCGCGGTGCCCGCGCCGCCCGGCAGCCCCCACCCCAACTGGGCCGAGCACTTCAAGGCGCCGATGATCGAGGCGATGGACGCCCTCGGCGTGCGGTGCCGGATGATCAGCCAGACCGAGCAGTACACCTCGGGGGCCTACCGCGAGCAGATCCTGCTGGCGGTGCGCGAGCGGGCCGCGATCGACGCCGTGCTCTCGCGCCACCGCAGCAGGCAGGTCGAGGACTACTTCCCGTACAAGCCGTACTGCGAGCTGTGCGGGCGCGACCTCACCACGGTCACCGCCTACGACGACGAGAGCACCGAGCTGGCCTACACCTGCGAGTGCGGCTTCGGCGAGACGGTGCGGCTGGCCGAGCACGACCGGGGCAAGCTGGTGTGGAAGGTCGACTGGCCGATGCGGTGGGCGTACGAGGGCGTGTTGTTCGAGCCGTCCGGCGTCGACCACCACTCGCCCGGCTCGGCGTGGACAGTGGGCGGCCGGATCGTGGGCGAGGTGTTCGGCGGCGAGCGGCCGATCGGCCCCATGTACGCCTTCGTCGGCATCACCGGCATGGCCAAGATGAGCAGCTCCAAGGGCGACGTGCCGACCCCGTCCGACGCCCTGGAGATCATGGAGGCGCCGGTGCTGCGCTGGTTGTACGCCCGCCGCAAGCCGGCCCAGTCCTTCAAGATCGCCTTCGACCAGGAGATCCACCGCCTGTACGACGAGTGGGACGCCCTCGGCCGCAAGATCGCCGCCGGGCAGGGCCAGCCCGCCGAGCTGGCCGCCCACGACCGGGCGGTCACCACGGCCGAGGGCCCGCTCGCGCTGACCCCGCACCCGGTCCCCTACCGCACGCTGGCCTCGATCGCCGACATCACCACCGGCCACGGCGAGCAGATCCTGCGCATCCTGCGCGACCTCGACGGCATCGGCGACCTCGACGCCGCCCGCCCCCGCCTCGACCGCGCGGCGCGCTGGGTGGAGCTGCACCTGCCCCCCGACCAGCGCACCCGGGTGCGCGAGGAGCCGGACGAGGAGCTGCTCGACTCGCTCGGGCCCGACGAGCGGGAGTCGCTGCGGCTGCTGGCCGACGGCCTGGACGACTGGTCGCCCGACGGGCTGACGGCGCTCGTGTACGGCGTCCCGAAGCTCCGGGCGGGCCTGCCGGCCGACGCCCCGGCGACGCCGGAGCTGAAGGCCGCCCAGCGGGCCTTCTTCGTCCTGCTCTACCGGCTGCTGGTGGGCCGCGACACCGGCCCCCGGCTGCCGACGTTGCTGCTCGCGGTGGGCGCCGGCCGCGTGCGCAAGCTGGTGGGCGCGTGA
- a CDS encoding S8 family peptidase yields the protein MRVLIQLRPAADVVASVLDPGVASTVADVVSDLPGIRLDEAFSPVAVPRARPSAAHGGAHSLSARVEFSLSPEHASVLVRGEIPDAELPARLSRLQSAVREVTGVFVDPQIVPVAPTCGGDGPVGDWHEVRRLLHASDLWEQGYDGEGVAVAICDTGINAEHVRSVLGEDVTIDAERSWAPQGVPKQPGRYPVNHGTMCAFDVLLAAPKATLLDIPILLSQQGDMAGLLSDAVAAYSHLRDVLNAMPEDSRSLVVSNSWGLFSPDNDFPPGHPGNYSDNPSHPFNVIVGSLADAGADIVFAAGNCGRDCPDRRCGFRERPIVGANGHPDVLSVGGVDTHGERVGYSSQGPARLADRKPDLCAYTHFAGSGAVGEADTGTSAACPTAAGVVAAIRAQRPAAQLSPEQLRTQLNRTADDRSTVGYDYDYGWGVIDPPAAVAALGRTRGERAA from the coding sequence ATGCGTGTCCTGATCCAGCTCCGTCCCGCGGCGGACGTCGTCGCGTCCGTGCTCGACCCCGGTGTCGCCAGCACGGTCGCCGACGTCGTCTCCGACCTGCCCGGCATCCGCCTCGACGAGGCGTTCAGCCCGGTCGCGGTGCCGCGCGCCCGGCCCAGCGCCGCCCACGGCGGCGCGCACTCGCTGTCCGCCCGCGTCGAGTTCTCGCTCTCGCCCGAGCACGCCTCCGTGCTCGTGCGCGGCGAGATCCCCGACGCCGAGCTGCCCGCCCGCCTCTCCCGGCTGCAGTCCGCGGTCCGCGAGGTCACCGGCGTCTTCGTCGACCCGCAGATCGTGCCGGTCGCCCCCACCTGCGGCGGCGACGGCCCGGTCGGCGACTGGCACGAGGTCAGGCGGCTGCTGCACGCCTCCGACCTGTGGGAGCAGGGCTACGACGGCGAGGGCGTCGCGGTCGCGATCTGCGACACCGGCATCAACGCCGAGCACGTCCGCTCGGTCCTCGGCGAGGACGTCACGATCGACGCCGAGCGGAGCTGGGCCCCGCAGGGCGTGCCCAAGCAGCCGGGCCGCTACCCCGTCAACCACGGCACCATGTGCGCCTTCGACGTGCTGCTGGCCGCCCCGAAGGCGACGCTGCTGGACATCCCGATCCTGCTGTCGCAGCAGGGCGACATGGCGGGCCTGCTGTCCGACGCGGTCGCCGCCTACTCCCACCTGCGCGACGTGCTCAACGCCATGCCCGAGGACTCCCGCTCGCTCGTGGTCTCCAACAGCTGGGGCCTGTTCTCGCCCGACAACGACTTCCCGCCCGGCCATCCCGGCAACTACTCCGACAACCCCTCGCACCCGTTCAACGTCATCGTCGGCAGCCTGGCCGACGCCGGCGCGGACATCGTCTTCGCGGCCGGCAACTGCGGGCGCGACTGCCCCGACCGGCGCTGCGGCTTCCGCGAGCGGCCCATCGTCGGCGCCAACGGCCACCCCGACGTGCTGTCGGTGGGCGGCGTCGACACCCACGGCGAGCGCGTCGGCTACTCCTCGCAGGGCCCGGCCCGGCTGGCCGACCGCAAGCCCGACCTGTGCGCGTACACGCACTTCGCCGGCTCGGGCGCGGTCGGCGAGGCCGACACCGGCACCTCCGCCGCCTGCCCGACCGCGGCCGGCGTGGTGGCCGCGATCCGCGCCCAGCGCCCGGCGGCGCAGCTCTCCCCCGAGCAGCTCCGCACCCAGCTCAACCGCACCGCCGACGACCGCAGCACCGTCGGCTACGACTACGACTACGGCTGGGGGGTCATCGACCCGCCCGCCGCGGTGGCCGCGCTCGGCCGCACGCGCGGTGAGCGCGCGGCCTGA
- a CDS encoding ROK family transcriptional regulator, whose product MRARNLAVVLDAIHRTGPHTRAALAERTGLTKTTVSSLVADLLEAGVVAEGGAVRGGERGRPGVAVGLSGQRVATLGLEINIDYLAACVVDLTRAVRLRRTTPADNRNSDPAEILGRLRALARDTIAAAEAGGLRVMGAALAVPGTVEGGVLRSAPHLGWRDVRVADLAGDLPITIDNEANLAALGELWFGSREADFLYVSGEIGIGAGLVVGGALFRGTFGLAGELGHVVVVPDGPACRCGGRGCLEVYAGQDALLGPLESVTALTGRLETGEPRALEACERAGHALGVALTSAVHLLDPGRIVLGGVFAPLFPWLAGPVTDGLGARLALMRGTPPPVVVSETGADAAVLGAAGLIIQRILADPAQALGL is encoded by the coding sequence ATGCGCGCCCGTAACCTGGCCGTAGTGCTGGACGCCATCCACCGCACCGGACCTCATACCCGCGCCGCGCTCGCCGAACGGACCGGGCTCACCAAGACCACCGTCTCCAGCCTGGTCGCCGACCTGCTGGAGGCCGGGGTGGTCGCCGAGGGCGGGGCCGTGCGCGGCGGCGAGCGGGGCCGCCCCGGCGTGGCGGTCGGCCTCAGCGGGCAGCGCGTGGCCACGCTCGGGCTGGAGATCAACATCGACTACCTGGCGGCCTGCGTCGTCGACCTGACCCGCGCCGTCCGGCTCCGCCGCACCACGCCCGCCGACAACCGCAACTCCGACCCCGCCGAGATCCTCGGCCGGCTGCGCGCCCTCGCCCGCGACACCATCGCCGCCGCCGAGGCCGGCGGGCTGCGCGTCATGGGGGCCGCGCTGGCCGTGCCCGGCACCGTCGAGGGCGGCGTGCTGCGGAGCGCCCCGCACCTCGGCTGGCGCGACGTGCGCGTCGCGGACCTGGCCGGCGACCTGCCGATCACCATCGACAACGAGGCCAACCTGGCGGCGCTCGGCGAGCTGTGGTTCGGCTCGCGCGAGGCGGACTTCCTGTACGTGTCAGGGGAGATCGGCATCGGCGCCGGCCTGGTGGTCGGCGGCGCGCTGTTCAGGGGCACGTTCGGGCTGGCCGGCGAGCTCGGCCACGTCGTCGTCGTGCCCGACGGGCCCGCCTGCCGGTGCGGCGGGCGGGGCTGCCTGGAGGTGTACGCCGGCCAGGACGCCCTGCTCGGGCCGCTCGAGTCGGTGACCGCGCTGACCGGGCGGCTGGAGACGGGCGAGCCGCGCGCGCTGGAGGCGTGCGAGCGGGCCGGCCACGCGCTCGGGGTGGCGCTCACCTCGGCCGTGCACCTGCTCGACCCCGGCCGGATCGTGCTCGGCGGCGTCTTCGCGCCGCTCTTCCCCTGGCTCGCCGGGCCCGTCACCGACGGGCTCGGCGCGCGCCTCGCCCTGATGCGCGGCACGCCGCCCCCGGTCGTGGTGTCGGAGACCGGCGCCGACGCCGCCGTGCTCGGCGCGGCCGGGCTCATCATCCAGCGCATCCTCGCCGACCCGGCCCAGGCGCTCGGCCTCTGA
- a CDS encoding hemerythrin domain-containing protein — translation MAPDTLGFRIGHRAMRGDTRRLARLMDGVAAGDERADAARLKAVATFTRKLCAGIHHHHQAEDNVLWPVIVRSAGAEVDLSDLTDDHAQLDPLLEEITACAARLGRDPAAAKRLAQGLGALADLLDEHIEEEERLLFPIIEKYVSEEDWKAVENEVRKGGDIAFDLPRIFQYARPEEMAELRRLAGPVLVAMLALLNRGHRRRQRLIFGAAA, via the coding sequence ATGGCACCCGACACTCTCGGCTTCCGCATCGGCCACCGCGCGATGCGCGGCGACACCCGCCGGCTGGCCCGCCTGATGGACGGCGTGGCCGCCGGCGACGAGCGGGCCGACGCCGCCCGGCTGAAGGCCGTGGCCACGTTCACCAGGAAGCTGTGCGCCGGCATCCACCATCACCACCAGGCCGAGGACAACGTGCTGTGGCCGGTCATCGTCCGCTCGGCCGGGGCCGAGGTGGACCTGAGCGACCTCACCGACGACCACGCCCAGCTCGACCCGCTGCTGGAGGAGATCACCGCGTGCGCGGCCCGGCTCGGCCGCGACCCGGCCGCCGCCAAGCGCCTGGCGCAGGGCCTCGGCGCCCTCGCCGACCTGCTGGACGAGCACATCGAGGAGGAGGAGCGGCTGCTGTTCCCGATCATCGAGAAGTACGTGTCCGAGGAGGACTGGAAGGCGGTCGAGAACGAGGTGCGCAAGGGCGGCGACATCGCCTTCGACCTGCCGCGCATCTTCCAGTACGCGCGGCCTGAGGAGATGGCCGAGCTGCGGAGGCTGGCCGGGCCGGTGCTGGTCGCCATGCTGGCGCTGCTCAACCGGGGGCACCGGCGCCGCCAGCGGCTCATCTTCGGGGCAGCGGCATGA
- a CDS encoding Gfo/Idh/MocA family protein, whose product MTDGPVGVALVGAGVISGQYLRNLTSFPDVRVLGVADLDTGRAAAVAREHGVPVSGPLEAVLGLPEVEIVVNLTVPVAHAAVALESLRAGKHVYGEKPFAMDPGEGAKIMAEAAALGLRVGGAPDTFLGAGLQSALHALRSGLIGEPVAVTAATQSLGPESWHPNPEFFYQPGGGPLFDLGPYYLTALVSLLGPVARVAASSRRARAERVVGSGPKAGQRFPVDVPTHVNALLDFPGTATAAATFSFDSPVNRRLIEIIGTEGALSLPDPNTFEGPLLVRGPHDADWRELPVSGTTASRGIGVLDMARSLRAGTPHRASGELAYHVLDLMAAIAEAGERGEFRPIASTLTAPEPLPDGWDPYAATLG is encoded by the coding sequence TTGACCGACGGCCCCGTCGGCGTCGCCCTGGTCGGCGCCGGAGTGATCAGTGGCCAGTATCTCCGCAACCTCACCTCGTTCCCCGACGTGCGCGTGCTCGGCGTCGCCGACCTCGACACCGGACGGGCCGCCGCGGTCGCGCGCGAGCACGGCGTGCCCGTGTCCGGCCCGCTCGAGGCGGTGCTCGGCCTGCCCGAGGTCGAGATCGTGGTCAACCTCACCGTGCCGGTCGCGCACGCGGCCGTGGCGCTGGAGTCGCTGCGCGCCGGCAAGCACGTGTACGGGGAGAAGCCGTTCGCGATGGACCCCGGCGAGGGCGCCAAGATCATGGCCGAGGCCGCCGCGCTCGGCCTGCGGGTCGGCGGCGCGCCCGACACCTTCTTAGGCGCCGGGCTGCAGTCCGCCCTGCACGCGCTGCGCTCGGGCCTCATCGGCGAGCCGGTCGCGGTCACGGCGGCCACGCAGAGCCTCGGCCCGGAGTCCTGGCACCCCAACCCGGAGTTCTTCTACCAGCCGGGGGGCGGGCCGCTGTTCGACCTCGGTCCCTACTACCTGACCGCCCTGGTCTCGCTGCTCGGCCCGGTCGCCCGGGTGGCGGCGAGCAGCCGGCGGGCCCGCGCCGAGCGGGTCGTGGGCTCGGGCCCCAAGGCGGGGCAGAGGTTCCCCGTGGACGTGCCGACCCACGTCAACGCCCTGCTGGACTTCCCCGGCACGGCGACGGCGGCGGCCACGTTCAGCTTCGACTCGCCCGTCAACCGCCGGCTGATCGAGATCATCGGCACCGAGGGCGCGTTGTCCCTGCCCGACCCCAACACCTTCGAGGGGCCGCTGCTGGTCCGCGGCCCGCACGACGCGGACTGGCGCGAGCTGCCGGTGTCGGGCACCACCGCGAGCCGGGGCATCGGCGTCCTTGACATGGCGAGGTCGCTGCGCGCGGGCACCCCGCACCGGGCCTCGGGCGAGCTGGCCTATCACGTGCTCGACCTCATGGCGGCGATCGCCGAGGCGGGCGAGCGCGGCGAGTTCCGGCCGATCGCCTCCACCCTGACCGCGCCGGAGCCGCTGCCGGACGGCTGGGACCCGTACGCGGCGACGCTCGGCTGA
- a CDS encoding sugar phosphate isomerase/epimerase family protein codes for MSRPVSVQLYTVRDALAADRDAVLRRLAGIGYRAVEPFDPTTDPEGFRRVADDLGLQVSATHAYALLSQDTSKVLDAIATVGTDLAIVPGGFADEEFTTEDGLRRVAERLNGLAERAAGHGVRIGYHNHWWEIEPRIDGRHALEALADLLAPEVFLEIDTYWAAVGGADVPALLGRLAGRTLALHVKDGPVVKGEPHTAVGAGAMDVPAVLAAAPDAWRVVELDECATDVFAALADSHAYLTSLEAS; via the coding sequence ATGAGCCGACCGGTCAGCGTCCAGCTCTACACCGTCAGGGATGCGCTGGCCGCCGATCGCGACGCCGTGCTGCGGCGTCTCGCCGGGATCGGCTACCGGGCCGTCGAGCCGTTCGACCCGACCACCGACCCGGAGGGTTTCCGCCGGGTCGCCGACGACCTCGGGCTCCAGGTGTCGGCCACGCACGCGTACGCGCTGCTCAGCCAGGACACCTCCAAGGTCCTCGACGCGATCGCCACGGTCGGCACCGACCTGGCGATCGTGCCCGGCGGCTTCGCCGACGAGGAGTTCACCACCGAGGACGGCCTGCGGCGGGTGGCCGAACGGCTCAACGGCCTGGCCGAGCGGGCGGCCGGGCACGGCGTGCGGATCGGCTACCACAACCACTGGTGGGAGATCGAGCCGCGGATCGACGGCCGGCACGCGCTGGAGGCGCTGGCCGACCTGCTCGCGCCCGAGGTCTTCCTGGAGATCGACACCTACTGGGCGGCCGTGGGCGGCGCCGACGTGCCCGCCCTGCTCGGCCGCCTGGCCGGGCGGACCCTCGCCCTGCACGTGAAGGACGGCCCGGTGGTCAAGGGCGAGCCGCACACGGCGGTGGGCGCGGGCGCGATGGACGTGCCCGCGGTCCTCGCCGCCGCGCCGGACGCCTGGCGCGTGGTCGAGCTCGACGAGTGCGCCACCGACGTCTTCGCGGCGCTGGCCGACAGCCACGCCTACCTCACCTCCCTGGAGGCCTCTTGA